Proteins encoded by one window of Yersinia massiliensis:
- the sctT gene encoding type III secretion system export apparatus subunit SctT, with protein MDDYANWLLSLGLAMMRPYGMLLILPIFTARSLGSSLLRNGLVFAIALPMMPVFFPNPPIVHESLTTWIGFLCIELMIGVILGFIAALPFWAIDMAGFLIDTLRGATMSTLFNPSMGMESSIFGVLFTQLLTVLFLLSGGFNLVLAALYGSYDALPIGSGIHSSPAMLQFLQSEWQLMYELCLSFALPAILVMVLADLCLGLINRSAQQLNVFFLAMPIKSALALLLLLISLPYALDHYLVGIKHTEQKLSTLTPLMNKGDL; from the coding sequence ATGGATGACTATGCAAATTGGCTGCTCTCGCTTGGACTCGCGATGATGCGGCCCTATGGCATGTTGTTGATATTGCCAATTTTTACTGCCCGTAGTTTAGGCAGTAGCTTATTGCGCAATGGATTGGTCTTTGCCATTGCCCTACCAATGATGCCTGTATTTTTCCCCAATCCTCCGATAGTTCACGAGAGCCTTACCACTTGGATTGGGTTTCTATGCATCGAACTCATGATTGGGGTGATATTGGGCTTTATCGCCGCGTTACCTTTCTGGGCCATTGATATGGCGGGATTCTTAATTGATACCTTACGTGGGGCAACGATGTCGACCTTATTCAACCCCAGTATGGGTATGGAATCTTCGATTTTTGGTGTGCTTTTTACCCAGCTATTGACCGTGCTGTTTTTGCTTTCTGGCGGTTTCAACTTAGTGTTAGCAGCGCTTTACGGATCTTACGACGCTCTCCCTATTGGGAGTGGTATTCATTCATCACCCGCGATGCTGCAATTTCTGCAAAGTGAGTGGCAACTCATGTATGAGCTCTGTCTGAGTTTCGCATTGCCCGCGATTTTAGTGATGGTATTGGCCGATCTCTGTTTAGGGCTAATCAATCGCTCCGCGCAGCAACTGAATGTTTTCTTTCTCGCTATGCCGATTAAAAGTGCATTAGCCCTGCTGCTACTTCTTATTAGCTTGCCTTATGCACTGGATCATTACTTAGTTGGGATTAAACATACTGAACAGAAATTGAGCACACTGACCCCACTGATGAATAAGGGCGACCTATGA
- a CDS encoding EscS/YscS/HrcS family type III secretion system export apparatus protein, producing the protein MNNAIVVHLATQLLWIVLLLSMPVVLVASVVGLIVSLLQALTQIQDQTLQFLIKLLAVSATLLITYHWMGVTLLNYTQQTFSQVGNMRP; encoded by the coding sequence ATGAATAACGCCATTGTTGTTCATCTGGCGACTCAACTACTGTGGATAGTGTTACTCCTATCGATGCCGGTGGTGCTGGTGGCTTCAGTGGTCGGGTTGATTGTTAGCCTATTGCAGGCACTGACTCAAATACAAGATCAAACTTTACAGTTTTTAATTAAGTTGTTGGCAGTCTCCGCAACATTATTAATAACTTACCATTGGATGGGGGTGACTTTGCTGAACTATACCCAGCAGACGTTCTCACAAGTCGGCAATATGCGGCCCTGA